Sequence from the Thermocaproicibacter melissae genome:
TAAGCCAAAGACGCTTGGTCAAAAACGCTATTGCACGGCAATCGAGTCCAATACCATAACATTCGGCATCGGGCCGGCCGGAACGGGTAAAACCTACCTTGCCGTGGCGCTTGCCGTCAAGGCTTTCCGCGCACAGCAGGTCAGCAGGATTATTTTGACTCGCCCTGCCGTGGAGGCGGGTGAAAAACTCGGCTTTCTTCCCGGAGATTTACAGCAGAAAGTCGATCCTTACCTGCGCCCTCTTTATGACGCGTTGTTTGATATGCTGGGGGCCGAAACATACCAGAAGTATGTTGAGCGCGGCAACATAGAAGTTGCACCGCTTGCTTATATGCGCGGAAGAACGTTGGACGACAGCTTTATCATTCTCGACGAGGCTCAGAACACTACGCCGGAACAGATGAAGATGTTTCTTACGCGGCTTGGGTTCGGTTCCAAAATGGTTATTACAGGAGACGTTACGCAGATTGATCTACCGGACGGCAAACGTTCCGGCCTGAAACATGTCCTGCATATTCTGAGGAATGTTGATGACATTGCGCAGATTCGTTTTACGGAAAAAGATGTTGTCCGCCACAGATTGGTGCAGGAAATCATAAAAGCTTATGAGAAATATGAAGAAGCGGGGCGGTGATTACCATGGAAAAAGTCAAGGTGATTATTGATAACAGGCAGAAGGCAGTCAAAATACCGACGGGCCTTAGGATGCTTGTGCGGCGCTGTTGTACTGCCGTACTTAGAATGGAGAAGTTTGAGGGACCTGCGGAGGTCAGTGTGGTCTTCGTTGACAATGAGCAGATCCACAAGCTGAATTTGCAGTATCGCAATAAGGACATGCCTACCGATGTTTTGTCCTTCCCAATGGGAGAGAACGGAGTTTACGACATAAACCACTCAACCGGTGCAAAAATTCTCGGAGATATCGTGATTTCCATGGAAAAAGCTGTGGAGCAGGCAGAACGCTACGGCCACAGCCTTGAGCGCGAGGTCGGTTATCTCACAGCCCATTCCATGCTGCATCTTCTCGGCTATGACCATGAGCAGGGTGGCATTGAAAGGGTTCATATGCGCGAGAAAGAAGAACTAGTCATGACGGAGCTTGGCCTGCCGAGCACAAGCAGTTATGTACTTGAAGAAGATGAGGAATAGAACTTGCGGTTTTTGAACAGTTTTCGTTGTGCTTTCCGAGGAATCGGTTACTGCATCAATCATGAACGAAATATGCGGATACACATTGTCGTCGCACTATATGTGTTCGCTTTTTCGTTCTTTTTTCATTTGAACAGAACAGAATACGCCGTGCTTTTTCTTACCTTTGCGGCTGTTTTCATGGGTGAACTGCTGAATACCTCGGCAGAAACCATCTGCAACCGCATGGCGGAGCACTATGATCCCGGCATCCGCAAAATTAAGGACCTTGCGTCAGGTGCCGTTCTGATGGGCGCCCTTTTTTCACTGGGCGTTGCGGTCTGCCTGTTCTGGAAGCCTGAGAGTTTTCAGCTTATGCTGACTTATTTTTGCGAAAACCCGGGCATGATAGTTCTTGTTGCCGCAGCGACGGCGATCAGCCTGATTTTTATTGAGTTAGGTCCACTTGGCGTAAAGGACAAGCTCTTCCGAAAAAAAGCAGAAAGAGGGAAACACCGTGGCTGAATCACCGGAACAAAAAACAGCGTTTATTTCCATTGTCGGGCGGCCGAATGTCGGCAAATCATCAATTCTCAATGCACTGCTTGGCACGAAGGTTGCCATTGTTTCTCATAAACCGCAGACAACACGCACCCGCATCATGGGCGTGCTGACACAAGCGGAAACCCAATTGGTCTTTATCGACACACCCGGACTTTTGAAACCGCGCAACCGTCTCGGAGAATACATGGTCAAGTCGGTTTTGGAGTCCGTCTCCGGTGTGGACGCCTGCTTGCTGGTGGAAGAAGCGGGCAGGAAGGTTTCCCCGTCTTCGCGGGAGCTGATTCAAAGGTTTCAGGCACAGAAAATTCCGGCGGTGCTTGCCATCAACAAAATTGACCTCTTGGCCGATAAATCTGTCCTAATGGCGCAGATTGCCGAGCTTTCTTCCCTCTATCCGTTTGAGGCGGTTGTTCCGGTTTCGGCTGTTAAGAACGACGGAATTGACGAACTCACCGAAGAGCTCAAGAAGCTTGCTCATCCGGAAATTCACTTCTTTGACGACGATGCCCTGACGGATCAGCCGGAGCGCGTCCTTGCGGGTGAAATCGTCCGAGAAAAGATTCTCCGCCTCTTGAGCAGTGAAGTTCCTCACGGAGTCGCCGTTGTCGTCGAGCGTATGTCGGCGAGGGATGACGGCAGCGGAATCACCGATATCTCTGCGGTTATCTACTGCGAAAAGGAATCCCACAAAGGTATCATCATCGGCAAAAACGGTTCCATGCTGAAAAAAATCGGCACCTATGCCCGCGAGGATATGGAACGCTTTTTCGGGTGTAAAATCAATCTAAAACTATGGGTCAGGGTCAAAGAAGACTGGAGAAACCGGGAAGCTGCGCTCAGAGCAATGGGATATGATAGCTCCGCTTTCGACAGCTGAAAACATATTTCGCTGAAATACAAACAGCAAAATATGTAATATTATGGTTTCTATTCATACAATTACCTCTTATAGAAACGCCTCCTCTGCAAATACTTGTTACCGGAAAGATTCAACCGGGTAACACCGGTTTTTACAGAGGAGCGGTTAGCTATGGACGAAAAGACAGCCTGGGATGTTTTCCGCCGTACCGGAACGGTACGCGATTACCTGACGTACACACAGTGCAAGGCAAAATCCCAACAGGCACAGTCAAAACGGGAGGACCAGAATGAAGATCGACGCCCGGGGCCTGGTGGTTTCGGAGAAACGCGTGGGTGAAGGAGACCGCCTGGTCACAGTCCTGACGGGGGAACGAGGCATTTTGCGTGCATTCGTTCGCCAGTCGAGGCGAGCCGGTTCTGGCCGGCTT
This genomic interval carries:
- the ybeY gene encoding rRNA maturation RNase YbeY, with the translated sequence MEKVKVIIDNRQKAVKIPTGLRMLVRRCCTAVLRMEKFEGPAEVSVVFVDNEQIHKLNLQYRNKDMPTDVLSFPMGENGVYDINHSTGAKILGDIVISMEKAVEQAERYGHSLEREVGYLTAHSMLHLLGYDHEQGGIERVHMREKEELVMTELGLPSTSSYVLEEDEE
- the era gene encoding GTPase Era — its product is MAESPEQKTAFISIVGRPNVGKSSILNALLGTKVAIVSHKPQTTRTRIMGVLTQAETQLVFIDTPGLLKPRNRLGEYMVKSVLESVSGVDACLLVEEAGRKVSPSSRELIQRFQAQKIPAVLAINKIDLLADKSVLMAQIAELSSLYPFEAVVPVSAVKNDGIDELTEELKKLAHPEIHFFDDDALTDQPERVLAGEIVREKILRLLSSEVPHGVAVVVERMSARDDGSGITDISAVIYCEKESHKGIIIGKNGSMLKKIGTYAREDMERFFGCKINLKLWVRVKEDWRNREAALRAMGYDSSAFDS
- a CDS encoding PhoH family protein, which produces MFEEKINIEDDNQTAALFGSFDGNIRLVEQQYHVEIVCRDNELKVSGEPEDVEQAVRALKSLIALANRGEIINEQNVRYCFELVREGNERKIEALAGDCICLTSKGKPVKPKTLGQKRYCTAIESNTITFGIGPAGTGKTYLAVALAVKAFRAQQVSRIILTRPAVEAGEKLGFLPGDLQQKVDPYLRPLYDALFDMLGAETYQKYVERGNIEVAPLAYMRGRTLDDSFIILDEAQNTTPEQMKMFLTRLGFGSKMVITGDVTQIDLPDGKRSGLKHVLHILRNVDDIAQIRFTEKDVVRHRLVQEIIKAYEKYEEAGR
- a CDS encoding diacylglycerol kinase family protein, translated to MRFLNSFRCAFRGIGYCINHERNMRIHIVVALYVFAFSFFFHLNRTEYAVLFLTFAAVFMGELLNTSAETICNRMAEHYDPGIRKIKDLASGAVLMGALFSLGVAVCLFWKPESFQLMLTYFCENPGMIVLVAAATAISLIFIELGPLGVKDKLFRKKAERGKHRG